From one Ochrobactrum vermis genomic stretch:
- a CDS encoding FAD-containing oxidoreductase, translated as MKTFDAIFIGAGQAGPFLAARMAAEGRKVALIERKYLGGTCVNAGCMPTKTLVASARAAHIASRAAEFGVTIGGPVGIDMKTVQARAEKVILNARNNLKTWFDGLDTLTVIQGQAEFENATTVSVNGERITAPQIFLNVGARPVIPDYPGLEKVPYLTSTSIIELDRLPHHLVVIGGSYIGLEFAQMYRRFGSQVTIIQRGPRLAPREDDDVSEAIAKVLENEGITVCTNANIVSFANKGPDIEVTMDHDVVLGSDVLIATGRKPNTDDLGLDTTDVETDKRGFIVTDDTLSTNVDGIWALGDCNGRGAFTHTSYNDFEIVAANLLDGADRKVSDRIPAYALYIDPPLGRVGMTERDARASGKDILVSVRPMSRVGRAIERAETQGFMKLVADAATGQILGASILGIEGDEAIHGIIDAMNARVSYRDLKWAVPVHPTVSELIPTLIGDLK; from the coding sequence ATGAAGACATTCGACGCCATATTTATCGGCGCAGGCCAGGCGGGGCCCTTTCTTGCTGCCCGCATGGCAGCGGAGGGTCGCAAGGTCGCTCTTATCGAACGAAAATACCTCGGTGGCACCTGCGTCAACGCCGGATGCATGCCGACCAAAACGCTGGTCGCGAGCGCTAGGGCAGCGCATATCGCCAGCCGAGCAGCGGAATTCGGTGTGACAATAGGCGGACCCGTCGGCATTGATATGAAAACCGTTCAGGCAAGAGCCGAGAAAGTCATATTGAACGCGCGCAACAATCTCAAAACATGGTTCGACGGGCTCGATACGTTGACTGTCATACAAGGACAGGCAGAGTTCGAAAACGCAACCACGGTCTCCGTCAATGGAGAGAGGATAACAGCACCGCAGATATTCCTCAATGTCGGAGCGCGTCCCGTCATCCCCGACTATCCGGGCCTTGAAAAAGTGCCCTATCTGACCAGTACGTCGATCATCGAGCTTGATAGGCTGCCGCATCATCTCGTGGTCATTGGCGGTAGTTATATCGGGCTTGAGTTTGCGCAGATGTATCGCCGATTTGGCTCCCAAGTCACCATTATTCAGCGAGGTCCCCGTCTTGCCCCACGCGAGGATGATGATGTGTCGGAAGCCATCGCAAAGGTCCTCGAAAACGAGGGCATCACGGTGTGCACGAATGCGAATATTGTTTCATTTGCCAACAAAGGGCCGGATATTGAAGTGACCATGGATCATGACGTGGTTCTCGGCAGTGATGTCCTGATTGCGACTGGACGAAAGCCCAATACCGATGATCTTGGCCTGGACACCACAGATGTGGAGACCGACAAACGTGGCTTCATCGTTACGGACGATACGCTATCGACCAATGTCGATGGTATCTGGGCACTGGGTGACTGCAACGGACGGGGTGCATTCACGCACACGTCCTATAATGATTTCGAAATCGTGGCGGCAAACCTTCTGGACGGGGCGGACAGAAAAGTGAGCGACCGCATTCCCGCTTATGCACTCTATATTGACCCGCCGCTTGGCCGGGTCGGCATGACGGAGCGAGATGCACGGGCATCCGGCAAAGACATTCTGGTTTCCGTGCGACCGATGAGCCGGGTCGGTCGCGCAATCGAACGTGCTGAAACGCAAGGTTTCATGAAACTCGTTGCCGATGCCGCGACAGGCCAGATACTTGGGGCGTCAATTCTAGGTATCGAGGGTGACGAAGCTATTCATGGTATCATCGATGCCATGAACGCACGCGTTTCCTATAGAGACTTAAAATGGGCTGTACCAGTACATCCAACTGTTTCGGAATTGATTCCCACGTTGATTGGCGATCTCAAATAA
- a CDS encoding autoinducer binding domain-containing protein, which produces MSLRPREALLLDPTYCTIPLNVMREYKRMNLIENDVLLAQLLGGNRAFVWDSTYDRYRDSRSQDFLEFLRQFRFAMGIIVPLEDEDGFRSFVGLLASLRRVVDISTFNAVRGLGKKAKIKAAELGL; this is translated from the coding sequence ATGAGTTTACGACCTAGAGAAGCGTTGTTGCTTGACCCAACGTACTGCACGATCCCGTTAAACGTCATGCGCGAGTATAAGCGCATGAACCTGATCGAGAATGATGTACTTCTCGCACAGTTATTAGGTGGCAATCGTGCATTTGTCTGGGACAGCACTTACGACCGGTATAGAGATAGTCGAAGTCAGGACTTTCTTGAATTTCTCAGACAGTTCCGCTTTGCGATGGGAATAATAGTACCTCTGGAAGACGAAGACGGTTTCAGAAGTTTTGTAGGGCTGCTGGCCTCATTGCGGAGAGTTGTTGACATCAGCACCTTCAATGCTGTTCGAGGGCTTGGAAAGAAGGCGAAAATCAAAGCCGCGGAGTTGGGCTTATAA
- a CDS encoding DUF4279 domain-containing protein, translating into MAEVHRTAASLRFHGDDLDPEEISRILGVQPTKGVKKGGTWTTPKGKEIVAWSGYWMLSAPDESPGELDKQVATLFAALSTDLEAWRALSLRFRGNIFVGLFLSGFNEGQSLSPTTTCAIGLRGLELDLDIYSGDELDETTV; encoded by the coding sequence ATGGCTGAAGTGCACCGAACTGCTGCATCCCTCCGCTTTCACGGGGACGATCTCGATCCAGAAGAGATATCGCGCATTCTTGGGGTGCAGCCGACGAAGGGCGTGAAAAAAGGCGGCACTTGGACTACACCTAAAGGGAAAGAAATTGTGGCTTGGAGCGGCTACTGGATGCTGTCCGCACCCGATGAAAGTCCTGGCGAACTCGACAAGCAGGTTGCCACTCTCTTTGCCGCCTTGAGCACGGATTTGGAGGCGTGGAGAGCATTATCCTTACGCTTCCGGGGAAACATATTCGTAGGCCTGTTCCTCTCAGGCTTTAATGAGGGCCAAAGCCTTTCTCCAACCACAACCTGCGCGATCGGACTGCGTGGATTGGAACTCGACCTCGACATCTACAGCGGTGACGAGTTGGACGAGACGACCGTTTGA
- a CDS encoding IS5 family transposase (programmed frameshift), which yields MTRRRFDLTDFEWGIIQPLLPNKPRGVPRVDDRRVINGILWRFRTGSPWADVPDRYGPYTTCYNRFVRWRKAGVWDHVLGEISKAFDGDIVMIDSSCVRVHQHAATGKKGDQDDGCMGRSRGGLTTKIHAVVDADGRPIRLALTAGQAHDGRMAEPLLQTISKGAILLADKAYDTNAIRAFAKQRQAWANIPAKSNRKGSFPFSQWVYRQRNLVERFFSKLKQFRGIATRYDKNPMNFLAAVKLAAARIWIRSL from the exons ATGACCCGTCGGCGTTTTGATCTGACCGATTTCGAGTGGGGTATAATCCAGCCGCTACTGCCGAACAAGCCGCGTGGAGTGCCACGGGTTGATGACCGTCGAGTGATCAACGGCATCTTATGGCGGTTCCGGACAGGCTCGCCATGGGCAGACGTTCCGGATCGATATGGTCCGTATACCACTTGCTACAACCGGTTCGTGCGATGGCGCAAGGCGGGTGTCTGGGATCATGTTCTGGGCGAGATTTCCAAGGCTTTCGATGGCGATATCGTCATGATCGACAGCTCCTGTGTCCGTGTTCATCAACATGCGGCGACAGGAA AAAAGGGGGATCAAGACGATGGCTGCATGGGACGTTCCCGTGGCGGCTTGACCACCAAAATCCACGCAGTTGTCGATGCCGATGGTCGACCGATCCGCCTCGCACTCACAGCCGGCCAAGCCCATGATGGCCGCATGGCAGAACCATTGTTACAGACAATCTCCAAGGGTGCGATCCTGCTGGCGGACAAGGCCTACGATACCAACGCTATAAGAGCATTTGCAAAGCAACGGCAGGCATGGGCCAATATTCCTGCCAAGAGCAATCGGAAGGGAAGCTTCCCTTTCAGCCAATGGGTTTACCGACAGCGCAATCTCGTTGAGCGATTCTTCAGCAAACTCAAACAGTTCAGAGGAATCGCCACCCGTTACGATAAAAACCCGATGAACTTTCTCGCCGCCGTCAAATTGGCAGCAGCAAGAATTTGGATCAGATCGTTATGA
- a CDS encoding helix-turn-helix domain-containing protein: protein MPPLSAILLITESTSLRAGAEQTCFAPAAFREETTTLQPYGSVSPQPEVQQLQIDGLYGHDNRRSLTPQERSVLYWTGEGKTHWEVAAILGIRETTVITHLRNSRIKLRATNKTHAIVEAIRQSQIPLFKGQRAISPLINNEPAAFDVTHDVDAEDVPRILCDRSTHVQNIEDLIDNAENAGEFFTALDQSCTALGFDALILSCHKSTRP, encoded by the coding sequence GTGCCACCGCTTAGCGCGATACTCCTCATAACTGAATCAACCAGCTTGCGCGCCGGGGCCGAACAGACGTGTTTTGCTCCTGCGGCATTCAGAGAGGAAACCACCACACTGCAGCCATACGGTTCTGTTTCGCCCCAACCAGAGGTTCAGCAGTTGCAGATAGATGGACTATATGGACATGATAATCGAAGATCGTTAACCCCTCAGGAGAGAAGTGTTCTTTACTGGACGGGCGAAGGAAAGACCCATTGGGAGGTGGCTGCTATACTCGGAATCAGGGAAACGACCGTAATTACTCATCTAAGAAATTCCCGTATCAAGCTGCGAGCTACGAATAAGACACACGCAATCGTTGAGGCCATTCGCCAATCGCAAATTCCGCTGTTCAAGGGACAGCGCGCGATATCTCCCCTCATCAACAATGAGCCAGCGGCATTCGACGTTACACACGATGTGGATGCGGAGGACGTACCTCGAATATTATGTGACCGTTCTACGCACGTTCAGAATATCGAAGACCTGATTGACAACGCAGAGAATGCGGGGGAGTTTTTCACCGCACTTGACCAGTCCTGTACCGCTCTTGGTTTTGATGCCCTCATCCTCTCTTGTCACAAGTCTACTAGGCCGTAG
- a CDS encoding helix-turn-helix domain-containing protein: protein MRLTAIFARNLRLCRQEAGLTQERLAEFAGLDRNFIGKLEREDSCPTLQTVEALSLALQVHPERLIDRDPPTRKKSRL, encoded by the coding sequence ATGAGACTTACCGCCATCTTTGCGAGAAATCTGCGACTTTGTCGCCAGGAAGCCGGCCTTACTCAGGAACGTTTGGCCGAGTTTGCCGGACTTGATCGTAATTTTATTGGGAAACTTGAACGAGAAGACAGCTGTCCCACCCTTCAGACTGTCGAAGCCTTGTCTCTGGCTCTGCAAGTCCACCCTGAACGACTTATTGATCGCGATCCACCAACAAGAAAAAAATCAAGACTATAA
- a CDS encoding helix-turn-helix domain-containing protein, with product MDIRSVIGLNVQRIRRERLISQEEFAFRADTTRAYISGLEAGKRNPTILTLMTLSDALGVELEDLLRRNQAPDKKR from the coding sequence ATGGATATACGTTCGGTAATTGGTCTTAACGTTCAGAGAATTCGGCGAGAACGCCTTATATCGCAGGAAGAATTCGCCTTCCGTGCAGACACGACGCGCGCCTATATAAGTGGGTTGGAAGCGGGAAAGCGCAATCCAACGATTCTGACGCTTATGACGCTTTCCGATGCGCTCGGCGTTGAACTTGAGGATCTCCTGCGTCGAAATCAAGCGCCTGATAAGAAAAGGTAA
- a CDS encoding IclR family transcriptional regulator, protein MSSNLSLEKGLLILNLLKEARESLGVREIARRLDLTPSVAQRLLNTLASHGYVEQESNRRYQIGYAVLGLAQHVFQRGRLLALAEEELKKLAAGGCFNGFLGIRRGSIGVYVLAVQSDSPVVIRAQPGEAMALHSTALGKALLLGMGDTGIRTLLGDKPLERLTERTVLELDRLVDQLHLGRSLGYTTAISENLEGVISVGAPIYDASGTVTAAISVAFPRAVYPKVKITDVAQSIVAAARRISLGLGFERQRNSEEEETTDVAT, encoded by the coding sequence ATGAGCAGCAATCTGTCGCTGGAAAAAGGACTTCTTATCCTCAATTTGCTTAAAGAGGCACGTGAGTCTCTCGGGGTGCGAGAAATTGCTCGACGGCTTGATCTGACTCCCTCAGTAGCTCAAAGGCTGCTGAATACCCTGGCATCTCACGGATATGTCGAACAGGAAAGTAACCGCCGCTATCAAATTGGCTATGCCGTGCTTGGACTTGCTCAGCATGTATTCCAGCGCGGCAGGCTTCTGGCGCTTGCGGAAGAAGAGCTCAAAAAGTTGGCAGCGGGCGGCTGCTTCAACGGCTTCCTGGGCATCAGACGTGGATCGATCGGCGTATATGTCCTTGCCGTTCAATCTGATAGCCCAGTCGTCATCCGAGCTCAACCGGGCGAAGCGATGGCCCTCCACTCCACGGCTTTAGGCAAAGCACTGTTATTGGGTATGGGCGATACAGGGATCAGGACGCTGCTTGGAGATAAGCCGCTTGAGCGCCTTACGGAACGGACCGTCCTGGAGTTGGACAGGCTTGTCGATCAGCTACATTTGGGACGTTCGCTTGGCTACACGACCGCAATCTCTGAAAACCTGGAAGGTGTAATTTCGGTTGGTGCACCGATTTACGACGCATCAGGCACTGTAACGGCTGCAATTAGTGTCGCGTTCCCGCGTGCCGTTTACCCAAAAGTTAAAATCACCGACGTCGCACAAAGTATCGTCGCTGCCGCCCGCCGAATCTCTTTGGGGTTGGGCTTTGAACGTCAACGGAATTCTGAGGAGGAAGAAACAACAGATGTTGCTACATGA
- a CDS encoding M24 family metallopeptidase: MLLHEERIRTAMTKHDLAAVVATSPENVLYTSGFWCLPQWIRRGPQAFTLLSAECSAASSVVITGTSTLDLLADQNVETKVRRFGSFTVDNPTLLDLDEVSFRQKMLFSLPDDRSAIDALVAEIKLQKLTKANVGIDEAGLLSGDMEKLRRELPDVMWIMAASLFRWVRAVKTAEEVERLATVGAITERSIGAALEMASAGASERDLARAFHSRTVGEDGFPVLGCIGFGERSALMNVQPSDRTLKTGDMIRFDVGGHFKHYRADIARNVSFGEPLRENRIKYNALNRGVQRGIEKIRPGISASEVFEVVVDTVRKEGIPHYRRSHVGHGIGLDGYDLPLLAASSSDILEEGMVLCIETPYYELGCIGLQVEDMLVVRSGGAEMLTNNGDSLVVL; encoded by the coding sequence ATGTTGCTACATGAAGAGCGTATTCGCACTGCGATGACTAAGCATGATCTGGCCGCGGTGGTGGCCACGTCTCCAGAAAACGTTCTTTACACAAGCGGCTTCTGGTGTCTGCCACAATGGATCAGACGTGGACCGCAAGCATTTACGTTGCTCAGCGCAGAGTGTTCAGCTGCCTCATCGGTGGTAATAACCGGAACGTCGACACTTGATCTTCTTGCCGATCAGAATGTCGAAACAAAAGTCCGCCGCTTTGGTTCGTTCACTGTCGATAATCCCACGTTGCTTGATCTCGATGAGGTAAGCTTCAGGCAAAAAATGCTCTTCAGTCTTCCAGATGATAGGAGTGCTATTGACGCGCTCGTCGCAGAAATCAAATTACAGAAACTCACAAAGGCCAATGTTGGTATTGACGAAGCAGGTCTGTTGTCTGGCGATATGGAGAAGCTGCGTCGTGAATTGCCTGACGTTATGTGGATTATGGCTGCGTCGCTGTTTCGATGGGTTCGTGCGGTCAAAACCGCCGAAGAAGTGGAAAGGCTTGCGACCGTTGGTGCGATCACGGAAAGGTCCATCGGGGCTGCTTTGGAGATGGCCTCAGCTGGCGCATCAGAACGTGATCTCGCAAGAGCATTTCATAGCAGGACTGTCGGAGAGGATGGCTTTCCGGTCCTGGGATGCATCGGGTTCGGAGAACGCAGCGCACTCATGAACGTCCAGCCATCGGACCGTACTCTCAAAACAGGGGACATGATCCGATTTGATGTCGGAGGGCATTTCAAACACTATCGTGCGGACATTGCCCGGAATGTGAGCTTTGGAGAGCCGTTGCGGGAAAATCGAATAAAATACAATGCATTAAATCGTGGCGTTCAGCGCGGTATCGAGAAAATACGTCCTGGCATTTCTGCATCAGAAGTCTTCGAAGTGGTTGTCGATACTGTCCGCAAGGAGGGTATTCCCCATTACCGTCGCAGTCATGTTGGTCACGGTATCGGACTAGATGGTTATGACCTGCCACTTCTTGCTGCGAGTAGTTCTGACATCCTGGAAGAGGGGATGGTCCTGTGTATCGAGACACCCTACTACGAACTGGGGTGCATCGGTCTGCAGGTCGAAGACATGCTGGTTGTGCGCTCAGGTGGCGCGGAAATGTTGACCAATAACGGCGACAGCCTGGTGGTGCTTTGA
- a CDS encoding pyridoxal-phosphate dependent enzyme, whose amino-acid sequence MMGRIAAYSCYRCSSEFPSSLPIDSRGCPSCLETAPSNLRLVYRTAELPVPNDEKKPELPSLWRYAEKLPFDSRTAISMGEGLTPLLRSERIGNEIGVTDLFIKNESYNPTWSHKDRFSTVAVTAAVDTDAHVVATSSSGNAGASLAAYAARAGLECVVATIAGSAGPMLTQIQKYGARVVAFENKHDRWPFLAKGVERYGWFATSPYRQPVVGSHPIGIEGYKTLAFEIIEQSNGTVPDWCAFPVCYGDALVGAWLGFCELLADGSINRMPRLLAAEAYGSLAQALETGSDQVSDMTASFSTLAVSVGATRSTYQALKALRVSNGAAVPVTNEGLISFQDRIAAAEGTFLELSSVMALAAIAKARRQNIIQGYESVVAVVTASGLKDVDKSVSGNKLPRFVNIEDALEHCSI is encoded by the coding sequence ATGATGGGCCGGATCGCAGCATATTCCTGTTACCGGTGTAGCAGTGAGTTTCCGTCCAGCCTGCCGATTGACTCACGCGGATGTCCCTCATGTCTGGAAACCGCGCCATCGAACTTGCGGCTTGTTTATCGCACCGCCGAGTTGCCAGTACCGAACGACGAAAAGAAACCCGAACTGCCTTCGCTCTGGCGCTACGCTGAAAAACTCCCCTTCGACTCAAGAACTGCGATCTCAATGGGGGAAGGGCTGACACCACTTCTTCGTTCAGAACGGATTGGTAATGAGATCGGAGTGACAGATCTTTTCATTAAAAATGAGAGCTATAATCCAACCTGGTCACATAAAGATCGGTTCTCGACCGTAGCGGTAACCGCCGCAGTCGATACGGACGCACACGTGGTTGCAACAAGCTCGAGCGGAAACGCTGGGGCATCGCTCGCTGCTTATGCAGCGCGGGCGGGACTGGAATGTGTTGTCGCAACCATAGCCGGGTCAGCCGGACCAATGCTCACCCAAATCCAGAAATATGGCGCAAGAGTCGTAGCGTTTGAAAACAAGCATGATCGTTGGCCGTTTCTCGCTAAGGGTGTCGAACGCTACGGCTGGTTTGCGACGTCCCCTTACAGGCAACCCGTGGTCGGAAGTCATCCGATCGGTATCGAGGGGTATAAAACACTTGCCTTCGAGATCATCGAACAGTCTAACGGAACTGTACCGGACTGGTGTGCTTTTCCTGTTTGCTATGGAGACGCATTGGTGGGCGCATGGCTTGGCTTTTGCGAGTTGTTGGCGGACGGTTCGATTAATCGGATGCCCCGTCTCCTAGCGGCCGAAGCCTATGGTTCGCTCGCGCAAGCGCTTGAAACTGGGAGCGACCAAGTATCAGACATGACGGCGTCATTCAGCACATTGGCCGTTTCAGTTGGTGCAACGAGAAGTACCTATCAAGCTCTTAAAGCGCTACGTGTGTCCAACGGAGCTGCCGTTCCGGTCACGAATGAAGGTCTTATTTCCTTTCAAGACCGTATTGCGGCGGCGGAGGGTACGTTCTTGGAGCTTTCCTCCGTGATGGCGCTCGCTGCAATAGCGAAAGCACGACGTCAAAACATAATCCAGGGATATGAAAGTGTCGTTGCGGTGGTCACGGCTTCTGGCTTGAAGGACGTCGACAAATCCGTTTCGGGCAACAAGCTCCCGCGCTTCGTCAATATCGAAGATGCCCTAGAGCATTGCAGCATCTAA
- a CDS encoding tripartite tricarboxylate transporter substrate binding protein, with protein sequence MKRRKFLAATAFLIGSGHRLAWSTPQQYTAGNPMLLVGFAAGGAGDIASRVVTNFVKQERGLAAMPDFRPGAGGTIATDQVRRAPADGSILSLYSVSPILVAPHLQKVPYDVTKDFTYIASYAGISVPCFVRKDSPLETWDQLLDYCRKSPSKLKWATAAPRGLAHIATEAAFREETAKATFVPFRGGADAVTALLGGHIDMVVSSDFGPHLAAGSIRLLAETSPNPRVSRPGIVSFAERGYPVAIPASYGLFGPAGLPSEIISWWESALREMVDSPMYSDFLKLINGYPLFHKSEEFTHMVREGYTNIGHQIETMGVHL encoded by the coding sequence ATGAAACGACGGAAATTTTTGGCTGCAACAGCCTTTTTGATAGGGTCTGGCCATCGTTTGGCATGGTCCACCCCACAACAATATACAGCAGGAAACCCTATGCTGCTCGTAGGTTTTGCTGCTGGCGGAGCGGGAGACATCGCATCGCGCGTTGTCACGAATTTTGTCAAGCAAGAACGCGGTCTCGCTGCGATGCCGGATTTCCGGCCGGGGGCGGGCGGCACAATTGCAACCGATCAGGTGCGTAGAGCGCCAGCTGATGGCTCGATCCTATCGTTATATTCGGTCAGCCCGATATTGGTCGCGCCTCATCTGCAGAAAGTACCGTACGACGTCACAAAGGACTTCACCTATATTGCAAGTTACGCTGGAATTTCTGTTCCCTGTTTCGTTCGCAAAGACAGTCCATTAGAGACTTGGGATCAACTTTTGGACTATTGCCGTAAAAGTCCATCGAAGCTGAAATGGGCGACTGCAGCACCGCGTGGCCTTGCTCATATCGCCACAGAGGCGGCGTTTCGCGAGGAGACTGCCAAAGCGACATTCGTACCCTTTCGCGGTGGTGCCGATGCTGTGACCGCACTCCTTGGCGGGCACATCGACATGGTAGTCTCATCAGATTTCGGTCCCCATCTGGCCGCTGGATCAATACGCCTTTTGGCCGAGACCAGTCCGAACCCGAGAGTCAGCCGACCTGGCATCGTGAGTTTTGCGGAACGCGGCTATCCAGTTGCAATTCCCGCTTCATATGGACTGTTTGGTCCAGCGGGGTTGCCTTCCGAAATCATCTCCTGGTGGGAAAGCGCCCTCAGAGAAATGGTGGATAGTCCGATGTATTCTGACTTTTTGAAACTCATTAACGGCTATCCGTTGTTCCATAAAAGTGAAGAGTTCACACACATGGTTAGAGAGGGATATACGAATATCGGACATCAGATCGAGACGATGGGGGTGCATCTGTGA
- a CDS encoding tripartite tricarboxylate transporter TctB family protein: MIGLGAAASGFRMHLWENGEPAAGLFPFLAALLLIFTSLLCTVQAVPAEEPVELPRVFAYCAALALFCASLEILGFAVATFLFLAGVLMFIEKMRWHAAGLFAAGAALSTWILFETLLSVPLPHGVWRL; encoded by the coding sequence ATGATCGGACTTGGAGCCGCGGCAAGCGGATTTCGCATGCATCTATGGGAGAACGGCGAACCTGCAGCTGGTCTGTTTCCGTTTCTTGCCGCTCTGTTGTTGATTTTCACAAGTTTGCTCTGCACGGTACAGGCTGTCCCCGCCGAAGAGCCAGTCGAGCTCCCGCGCGTCTTCGCTTATTGCGCAGCGCTTGCGCTCTTCTGCGCGTCGCTAGAAATACTGGGATTTGCCGTCGCGACGTTCCTGTTCCTTGCGGGCGTTCTGATGTTCATTGAGAAAATGAGATGGCATGCCGCGGGATTGTTTGCGGCTGGGGCCGCGCTATCAACGTGGATTTTGTTTGAAACCCTTCTCTCCGTTCCACTGCCGCATGGCGTTTGGAGGCTGTAA
- a CDS encoding tripartite tricarboxylate transporter permease — protein MLDSLSQLMMGLSIALEPTNVAVALLGAVLGTAVGVLPGLGPSATVSLLLPVTMALDQTSAIILLAGIYYGSQYGGSITSVLMRVPGEASSVMTCFDGYPMAKQGRAGAALGISAFGSFIAGISATLAIAVVGPAFTKVALAFGPVEKSAIVLLGLVLAASVGEGPRIRAWAMVALGLLLSTVGVDLISGQERFTFEVSFLRDGFDIAVLAMGLFGMSEVLMLIQRKEAHETTKMPSYRLRELLPSRTEWRASGGPIARGTVLGFFLGLLPGGGALVAGFASYLMEKKLSRSPERFGKGAIEGVAGPESANNAAAQASFIPMLCLGIPANAVIGIIMGALLMQNVVPGPQIISEHPQLFWGIVASMLIGNAMLVVLNVPLIRVFVLLLKVPQTVLAPLIVLFCVIGAFSLSNSMFDVGVVVGCGVFAYGLRKAGFDMAPLLLAFLLGSLLEENLRQSLILGEGHPVIFLESPISVCLILFTLAILIVPLVKSIGMRLVSGTA, from the coding sequence ATGTTGGATTCCCTTTCGCAGCTTATGATGGGCCTCAGCATCGCTCTCGAACCGACCAATGTCGCAGTTGCTCTTCTCGGTGCTGTTTTGGGCACAGCTGTCGGGGTTCTTCCTGGCCTTGGACCATCGGCGACAGTCAGCCTTTTATTGCCTGTTACGATGGCACTCGATCAAACAAGTGCCATCATTCTACTCGCAGGCATCTATTATGGATCCCAATATGGTGGTTCTATAACGTCAGTACTCATGCGGGTTCCAGGTGAGGCTTCCAGTGTGATGACCTGTTTCGACGGCTATCCGATGGCCAAACAAGGCCGAGCTGGAGCCGCACTCGGTATTAGCGCGTTTGGAAGCTTTATCGCAGGTATTTCGGCAACCCTGGCAATCGCCGTTGTGGGTCCGGCCTTTACCAAAGTGGCCCTTGCATTTGGGCCAGTCGAAAAATCGGCGATTGTTTTGTTGGGGCTTGTACTGGCCGCCAGCGTTGGCGAGGGACCGCGTATCCGGGCTTGGGCTATGGTCGCGCTTGGCTTGCTTCTTTCAACTGTTGGCGTCGACCTGATATCCGGGCAAGAACGGTTTACTTTTGAAGTTAGCTTCCTGCGCGATGGGTTCGATATAGCTGTTCTCGCGATGGGTCTGTTTGGCATGAGCGAGGTCTTGATGCTGATACAGCGGAAAGAAGCGCACGAGACAACAAAAATGCCTTCGTATCGATTACGTGAACTACTTCCGAGCCGAACAGAATGGAGGGCGTCAGGCGGGCCGATTGCGCGTGGGACGGTTCTTGGCTTTTTCCTCGGTCTTCTGCCTGGAGGGGGTGCACTTGTGGCGGGCTTCGCAAGCTACTTGATGGAGAAAAAGCTGTCTCGTTCGCCTGAGCGCTTCGGGAAAGGGGCCATTGAAGGAGTCGCAGGTCCGGAAAGTGCCAATAATGCTGCTGCACAGGCCAGTTTTATTCCGATGCTCTGTCTCGGAATTCCAGCCAATGCCGTGATCGGTATCATTATGGGAGCGCTCTTGATGCAAAACGTCGTTCCCGGGCCGCAGATAATCTCGGAACATCCGCAACTCTTCTGGGGCATTGTCGCAAGCATGTTAATCGGCAATGCAATGCTCGTTGTTCTCAATGTGCCTCTGATCAGGGTTTTTGTCCTTCTATTGAAGGTTCCGCAAACCGTCCTGGCGCCGCTGATTGTCCTGTTTTGCGTCATTGGCGCATTCAGCCTTAGCAACAGCATGTTTGATGTTGGTGTGGTCGTCGGATGTGGTGTATTCGCCTATGGATTGCGCAAAGCTGGCTTCGATATGGCCCCGCTTCTGCTCGCATTTCTGCTAGGCTCCTTGCTTGAGGAAAATCTGCGACAAAGTCTTATACTTGGTGAGGGTCATCCCGTGATTTTCCTAGAAAGCCCAATCAGTGTCTGCCTTATTCTGTTTACCCTAGCTATCCTGATTGTGCCTCTGGTAAAATCCATCGGAATGCGGCTCGTCAGTGGAACGGCATAG